The following proteins are encoded in a genomic region of Coffea eugenioides isolate CCC68of chromosome 6, Ceug_1.0, whole genome shotgun sequence:
- the LOC113772781 gene encoding E3 ubiquitin-protein ligase RFWD3 — translation MLTINFLIVKQIQVGFFCVRSIEHGKRGNFFPPTPELHNCKQNPGISMPDDADPYYAMYIPLIQDPYPMEIDYYDEEQEDEDDDAAAAGTQNVMFPGPAAGRVLEGSGATTTTASSQDGLSYREYQGFRDAPEARDQPSPKKSKRGEATPLKDAKWENPGEGDWHRDELDGLFCPICLEAWTSGDDHQVCCIPCGHIYGMSCIKRWLKQCGSQGKCPQCNMKCTLEDIRVLYASRIVVVDGELQKKVQSLESKCTSLGKKNLILSKKEKGWQKREADLSMQIQNLREKATYLEGLLENMSIVQSGLPYTSQDCKGQPFSEFGHQECPNGFLLQTDLHIEGARFFDVDVHSQTTMVARRLSGMAGPYELTKISLLAPHARENIQLPLSTRVIKDLRISPHAKLALLASLGKKLYVLSTESNNTIVTYDLPAAAWSCTWDLNNSNYVYAGLQNGMVLEFDLRQTLRPVESMIGLTSNPIHTVLSLSADFAVNSGIRSVLTASSVGLCHWNFGCSEEKSFLIPESMNEGVCISLAYGPKCGDIVASFRPRVETAGVNLSPSLSTPSASLLGQGVQGSHVLYKRVGSAQRYHKLRSTSASVNDIRLPKSAIVDRVNLKSLYAAGDEVTGDLVLQQLPCLVDVQRLKSRKCVRDVKYSQILNSELLSCLSEDTLQLFSSKMS, via the exons GAATCTCTATGCCGGATGATGCAGACCCGTATTACGCAATGTACATTCCATTGATTCAGGACCCATACCCTATGGAAATCGATTACTATGACGAAGAACAAGAGGACGAGGACGACGACGCTGCTGCTGCTGGGACGCAGAATGTTATGTTTCCGGGACCAGCGGCAGGTAGGGTTTTGGAGGGCAGTGGTGCTACTACTACGACGGCTTCGTCTCAGGATGGTTTAAGTTACCGTGAGTATCAGGGTTTTAGGGATGCACCTGAAGCAAGGGACCAGCCTAGTCCTAAAAAGTCTAAAAGGGGTGAAGCGACACCGCTGAAGGATGCTAAATGGGAAAATCCTGGTGAAGGAGACTGGCATAGGGATGAGCTTGACGGGTTATTTTGCCCAATCTGCCTGGAGGCCTGGACCAGTGGCGATGATCATCAAGTCTG CTGTATTCCATGTGGTCATATATATGGGATGTCTTGCATCAAAAGATGGCTGAAGCAATGTGGAAGTCAAGGGAAG TGCCCTCAATGCAACATGAAGTGCACACTAGAAGATATCAGAGTGCTTTATGCCTCTCGAATTGTTGTTGTTGATGGAGAGTTGCAAAAG AAAGTTCAATCTCTTGAATCTAAATGCACTTCCTTGGGGAAGAAG AATCTGATCTTGTCTAAGAAAGAAAAGGGGTGGCAGAAGAGAGAAGCTGATTTGAGCATGCAGATACAGAACCTTAGAGAG AAAGCTACTTATTTGGAGGGATTGTTGGAAAACATGTCAATAGTGCAATCAGGATTGCCCTATACCAGTCAGGATTGCAAAGGACAACCCTTTTCTG AGTTTGGCCACCAAGAATGTCCAAATGGTTTTCTGTTGCAG ACGGACTTACACATTGAGGGTGCTCGATTCTTTGATGTGGATGTTCATAGTCAAACTACGATGGTTGCTCGAAGGCTTTCTGGCATGGCAGGACCATATGAGCTTACCAAA ATAAGCTTATTGGCTCCACATGCAAGAGAAAACATTCAGCTTCCTCTAAGCACCAGAGTTATCAAGGATTTACGTATTTCCCCTCATGCTAAACTTGCACTATTGGCTTCCTTGGGAAAGAAATTATACGTTCTTAG CACGGAAAGCAACAATACCATTGTCACATATGACTTACCG GCTGCTGCTTGGTCGTGTACATGGGATCTCAATAATTCGAATTATGTATATGCTGGGTTACAG AATGGCATGGTATTGGAATTTGACCTGCGTCAAACTTTGAGACCTGTGGAATCAATGATTGGCTTGACAAGCAACCCAATTCATACTGTGCTCTCTCTTTCAGCTGACTTCGCTGTCAATTCTGGTATTAGATCAGTTCTAACTGCCTCCTCCGTTGGTTTGTGCCATTGGAACTTTGGTTGCAGCGAAGAAAA GTCTTTTTTGATTCCAGAATCAATGAATGAAGGTGTTTGTATATCTCTTGCTTATGGTCCTAAATGTGGGGATATTGTTGCTTCTTTTCGTCCTAGAGTTGAGACAGCAGGAGTAAACCTTTCGCCTTCGTTGTCCACTCCATCCGCCTCTCTCTTGGGGCAAGGAGTACAGGGTTCTCATGTCCTTTACAAGAGAGTTGGTAGCGCTCAAAGATATCATAAATTAAGGTCTACTTCTGCAAGTGTAAATGACATTCGGCTACCGAAATCTGCTATAGTTGACAGAGTGAATCTGAAATCGTTGTATGCTGCTGGGGATGAAGTAACAGGTGACTTGGTCTTGCAACAGTTGCCTTGTTTAGTGGATGTTCAGCGTCTAAAGTCTCGGAAATGTGTTCGTGATGTGAAATACTCGCAGATCCTAAACTCGGAGTTGCTTAGTTGCTTGAGTGAGGACACATTGCAACTTTTTTCGTCTAAGATGTCATGA
- the LOC113775453 gene encoding probable xyloglucan endotransglucosylase/hydrolase protein 32 → MAAFPSQLPLLLMILNIVVISPTNAGYWPPSPGYYPSSRFRSMSFYKGYRNLWGANHQSVDNSGITIWLDSSSGSGFKSVKPFRSGYFGASIKLQPGYTAGVITAFYLSNNEAHPGFHDEVDIEFLGTTFGKPYTLQTNVYIRGSGDGRIIGREMKFHLWFDPTRHFHHYAILWNPKEIIFLVDDVPIRRYPRKSAATFPLRPMWVYGSIWDASSWATEDGKYKADYRYQPFIGKFTNFKASGCTAYAPAWCRPVSASPFRSGGLSGQQYRAMQWVQSHYLVYDYCRDYKRDHSLTPECWR, encoded by the exons ATGGCTGCTTTCCCTTCTCAGCTCCCACTTCTTCTCATGATACTCAACATTGTTGTAATAAGTCCAACCAATGCTGGTTATTGGCCGCCTTCCCCTGGCTACTACCCAAGTTCCAGGTTTAGGTCCATGAGCTTTTATAAAGGCTACAGAAACCTCTGGGGTGCCAATCATCAGAGTGTTGACAATAGTGGCATTACTATTTGGCTCGATAGCTCTTCAG GTAGCGGGTTTAAGTCCGTGAAACCCTTTCGATCGGGCTATTTTGGTGCTTCCATCAAGCTCCAACCTGGTTATACTGCAGGAGTCATAACCGCCTTCTAT CTTTCTAACAACGAAGCTCATCCGGGGTTCCATGATGAGGTGGATATCGAGTTCCTTGGGACTACGTTTGGGAAGCCGTACACGTTGCAAACAAACGTTTACATCCGGGGAAGTGGCGATGGGAGGATAATTGGGAGAGAGATGAAGTTCCATCTGTGGTTCGATCCCACCCGACATTTTCATCACTATGCCATCCTCTGGAATCCTAAGGAGATTAT ATTCCTCGTGGATGATGTTCCGATAAGGAGATACCCCAGAAAGAGTGCAGCAACATTCCCCCTGAGGCCAATGTGGGTGTATGGATCCATATGGGATGCATCTTCCTGGGCGACCGAGGATGGAAAGTACAAGGCCGATTACCGCTACCAACCATTCATCGGAAAATTCACAAACTTTAAAGCGAGCGGTTGCACCGCCTATGCACCGGCTTGGTGTCGCCCGGTGTCTGCCTCCCCGTTTCGTTCCGGTGGGCTGAGCGGCCAGCAGTACAGGGCTATGCAGTGGGTCCAAAGTCACTACTTGGTTTACGATTATTGCAGGGACTACAAAAGGGACCATTCCCTAACACCGGAATGCTGGCGCTAG